Proteins encoded within one genomic window of Hermetia illucens chromosome 2, iHerIll2.2.curated.20191125, whole genome shotgun sequence:
- the LOC119647699 gene encoding arginine kinase isoform X3 encodes MFGLWYLSLAISELRNKTNTMVDAAVLQKLEDGFAKLQASDSKSLLKKYLTKEVFDSLKNKKTPTFGSTLLDCIQSGLENHDSGVGIYAPDAESYSVFAELFDPIIEDYHKGFKKTDKHPARDFGDVSTFGNLDPNNEFVVSTRVRCGRSMEGYPFNPCLTEAQYKEMEDKVSSTLSGLEGELKGKFYPLTGMEKAVQQQLIDDHFLFKEGDRFLQAANACRFWPTGRGIYHNDNKTFLVWCNEEDHLRIISMQKGGDLGEVYRRLVTAVNDIEKRIPFSHHDRLGFLTFCPTNLGTTIRASVHIALPKLAADLKKLEEVAGKYNLQVRGTRGEHTEAEGGIYDISNKRRMGLTEYQAVKEMYDGIAELIKIEKSL; translated from the coding sequence AAATAAAACTAATACCATGGTTGACGCTGCTGTTCTACAAAAATTGGAAGATGGCTTTGCCAAGCTCCAAGCTTCTGACTCCAAATCATTGTTGAAGAAATACCTCACCAAGGAAGTCTTCGACAGTCTAAAGAACAAGAAGACTCCAACTTTTGGATCAACTCTCTTGGATTGCATCCAATCTGGTCTTGAGAACCACGACTCCGGCGTTGGTATCTATGCTCCTGATGCCGAAAGTTACTCAGTCTTTGCTGAACTCTTCGACCCAATCATCGAGGATTACCACAAGGGATTCAAAAAGACAGATAAGCATCCAGCAAGGGACTTTGGTGATGTAAGCACCTTTGGAAATCTTGACCCCAACAACGAATTCGTCGTTTCTACCCGTGTCCGTTGCGGTCGCTCCATGGAAGGCTATCCATTCAACCCATGCTTGACTGAAGCCCAATACAAGGAGATGGAAGATAAAGTATCGAGCACCTTGTCCGGATTGGAAGGCGAACTCAAGGGTAAATTCTACCCATTGACTGGCATGGAAAAGGCTGTCCAACAGCAATTGATTGACGATCACTTCTTGTTCAAGGAGGGCGATCGTTTCTTGCAGGCTGCCAATGCTTGCCGCTTCTGGCCCACTGGACGTGGTATCTACCACAACGACAACAAGACTTTCTTGGTCTGGTGCAACGAAGAAGATCATCTTCGTATCATTTCAATGCAAAAGGGTGGTGACCTTGGTGAGGTTTACCGTCGCTTGGTTACAGCCGTCAATGACATCGAAAAGAGGATTCCATTCAGCCATCACGATCGTCTTGGCTTCTTGACTTTCTGCCCAACCAACTTGGGTACCACCATCCGTGCATCGGTACACATTGCTCTACCAAAATTGGCTGCTGATTTGAAGAAATTGGAGGAAGTCGCTGGCAAGTACAACTTGCAAGTGCGTGGCACACGTGGTGAACACACTGAAGCCGAGGGTGGTATCTACGATATCTCCAACAAGCGCCGTATGGGTTTGACTGAATACCAAGCCGTCAAGGAAATGTACGACGGTATTGCTGAACTCATCAAGATCGAAAAGAGCTTGTAA
- the LOC119647699 gene encoding arginine kinase isoform X4: MVDAAVLQKLEDGFAKLQASDSKSLLKKYLTKEVFDSLKNKKTPTFGSTLLDCIQSGLENHDSGVGIYAPDAESYSVFAELFDPIIEDYHKGFKKTDKHPARDFGDVSTFGNLDPNNEFVVSTRVRCGRSMEGYPFNPCLTEAQYKEMEDKVSSTLSGLEGELKGKFYPLTGMEKAVQQQLIDDHFLFKEGDRFLQAANACRFWPTGRGIYHNDNKTFLVWCNEEDHLRIISMQKGGDLGEVYRRLVTAVNDIEKRIPFSHHDRLGFLTFCPTNLGTTIRASVHIALPKLAADLKKLEEVAGKYNLQVRGTRGEHTEAEGGIYDISNKRRMGLTEYQAVKEMYDGIAELIKIEKSL; this comes from the coding sequence ATGGTTGACGCTGCTGTTCTACAAAAATTGGAAGATGGCTTTGCCAAGCTCCAAGCTTCTGACTCCAAATCATTGTTGAAGAAATACCTCACCAAGGAAGTCTTCGACAGTCTAAAGAACAAGAAGACTCCAACTTTTGGATCAACTCTCTTGGATTGCATCCAATCTGGTCTTGAGAACCACGACTCCGGCGTTGGTATCTATGCTCCTGATGCCGAAAGTTACTCAGTCTTTGCTGAACTCTTCGACCCAATCATCGAGGATTACCACAAGGGATTCAAAAAGACAGATAAGCATCCAGCAAGGGACTTTGGTGATGTAAGCACCTTTGGAAATCTTGACCCCAACAACGAATTCGTCGTTTCTACCCGTGTCCGTTGCGGTCGCTCCATGGAAGGCTATCCATTCAACCCATGCTTGACTGAAGCCCAATACAAGGAGATGGAAGATAAAGTATCGAGCACCTTGTCCGGATTGGAAGGCGAACTCAAGGGTAAATTCTACCCATTGACTGGCATGGAAAAGGCTGTCCAACAGCAATTGATTGACGATCACTTCTTGTTCAAGGAGGGCGATCGTTTCTTGCAGGCTGCCAATGCTTGCCGCTTCTGGCCCACTGGACGTGGTATCTACCACAACGACAACAAGACTTTCTTGGTCTGGTGCAACGAAGAAGATCATCTTCGTATCATTTCAATGCAAAAGGGTGGTGACCTTGGTGAGGTTTACCGTCGCTTGGTTACAGCCGTCAATGACATCGAAAAGAGGATTCCATTCAGCCATCACGATCGTCTTGGCTTCTTGACTTTCTGCCCAACCAACTTGGGTACCACCATCCGTGCATCGGTACACATTGCTCTACCAAAATTGGCTGCTGATTTGAAGAAATTGGAGGAAGTCGCTGGCAAGTACAACTTGCAAGTGCGTGGCACACGTGGTGAACACACTGAAGCCGAGGGTGGTATCTACGATATCTCCAACAAGCGCCGTATGGGTTTGACTGAATACCAAGCCGTCAAGGAAATGTACGACGGTATTGCTGAACTCATCAAGATCGAAAAGAGCTTGTAA
- the LOC119647699 gene encoding arginine kinase isoform X2 produces the protein MGGCASKEKKDKVAADATTGENGKAAGADGATADAAEGNKTNTMVDAAVLQKLEDGFAKLQASDSKSLLKKYLTKEVFDSLKNKKTPTFGSTLLDCIQSGLENHDSGVGIYAPDAESYSVFAELFDPIIEDYHKGFKKTDKHPARDFGDVSTFGNLDPNNEFVVSTRVRCGRSMEGYPFNPCLTEAQYKEMEDKVSSTLSGLEGELKGKFYPLTGMEKAVQQQLIDDHFLFKEGDRFLQAANACRFWPTGRGIYHNDNKTFLVWCNEEDHLRIISMQKGGDLGEVYRRLVTAVNDIEKRIPFSHHDRLGFLTFCPTNLGTTIRASVHIALPKLAADLKKLEEVAGKYNLQVRGTRGEHTEAEGGIYDISNKRRMGLTEYQAVKEMYDGIAELIKIEKSL, from the exons ATGGGCGGATGCGCATCAAAGGAGAAAAAAGACAAAGTCGCCGCTGACGCTACGACCGGCGAAAATGGCAAAGCAGCAGGCGCCGATGGCGCTACGGCAGACGCTGCTGAAGG AAATAAAACTAATACCATGGTTGACGCTGCTGTTCTACAAAAATTGGAAGATGGCTTTGCCAAGCTCCAAGCTTCTGACTCCAAATCATTGTTGAAGAAATACCTCACCAAGGAAGTCTTCGACAGTCTAAAGAACAAGAAGACTCCAACTTTTGGATCAACTCTCTTGGATTGCATCCAATCTGGTCTTGAGAACCACGACTCCGGCGTTGGTATCTATGCTCCTGATGCCGAAAGTTACTCAGTCTTTGCTGAACTCTTCGACCCAATCATCGAGGATTACCACAAGGGATTCAAAAAGACAGATAAGCATCCAGCAAGGGACTTTGGTGATGTAAGCACCTTTGGAAATCTTGACCCCAACAACGAATTCGTCGTTTCTACCCGTGTCCGTTGCGGTCGCTCCATGGAAGGCTATCCATTCAACCCATGCTTGACTGAAGCCCAATACAAGGAGATGGAAGATAAAGTATCGAGCACCTTGTCCGGATTGGAAGGCGAACTCAAGGGTAAATTCTACCCATTGACTGGCATGGAAAAGGCTGTCCAACAGCAATTGATTGACGATCACTTCTTGTTCAAGGAGGGCGATCGTTTCTTGCAGGCTGCCAATGCTTGCCGCTTCTGGCCCACTGGACGTGGTATCTACCACAACGACAACAAGACTTTCTTGGTCTGGTGCAACGAAGAAGATCATCTTCGTATCATTTCAATGCAAAAGGGTGGTGACCTTGGTGAGGTTTACCGTCGCTTGGTTACAGCCGTCAATGACATCGAAAAGAGGATTCCATTCAGCCATCACGATCGTCTTGGCTTCTTGACTTTCTGCCCAACCAACTTGGGTACCACCATCCGTGCATCGGTACACATTGCTCTACCAAAATTGGCTGCTGATTTGAAGAAATTGGAGGAAGTCGCTGGCAAGTACAACTTGCAAGTGCGTGGCACACGTGGTGAACACACTGAAGCCGAGGGTGGTATCTACGATATCTCCAACAAGCGCCGTATGGGTTTGACTGAATACCAAGCCGTCAAGGAAATGTACGACGGTATTGCTGAACTCATCAAGATCGAAAAGAGCTTGTAA